The Streptococcus sp. 29896 genome includes a region encoding these proteins:
- a CDS encoding O-antigen ligase family protein: protein MLKLKKTDIFAFIALMPIFEPTYFITIPLVSAIYNVLSILLPIVIITIAFRNKGTFYRFPFLLIGIEFWILLLTIFNRGQIRATVSYFLMFTSVILLFSLYKTRIMSLFRAFQLHFEICIYLNLLSLIFFPDRLFSRFNVAYGYTFEWFLGSRNNFLNWLLPGLMIAMMDSYFHPKSIRWKILILAIFATQFFQTSSTLIVTSVILGILFLTNKINKFFKPIPALLLALVIQFLIVIANNVSFLSPIIEGVLGKELTFTNRTTIWMNALNSIHWIGLGKMQSDQVVNILGNFGLFLWRGATHAHNQLLNFGVQSGWIGLICILVIYFRNSKQMNVFWKNPIARILSFSMFVYILAGITEVTSHYLMQLMIIFPFYIEEFIDLQLDNKS from the coding sequence ATGTTAAAATTAAAAAAAACGGATATCTTTGCTTTCATTGCATTAATGCCAATTTTTGAACCAACATATTTTATTACAATACCACTTGTTAGTGCAATTTACAATGTATTAAGTATCCTGTTACCGATAGTGATTATAACTATTGCATTTCGCAATAAAGGAACATTCTATCGCTTTCCATTTTTATTAATAGGTATAGAATTTTGGATTCTACTATTAACGATTTTCAATCGAGGGCAGATTAGAGCAACTGTTTCATATTTTTTGATGTTCACCTCTGTAATCCTTCTATTTAGTTTGTATAAAACTAGAATCATGTCTCTATTTAGAGCGTTTCAATTACATTTTGAAATTTGTATATATTTAAATTTGCTGAGTTTAATTTTTTTCCCAGATCGTTTATTTAGTAGGTTTAATGTTGCCTATGGATATACTTTTGAGTGGTTTTTAGGTTCAAGAAATAATTTTTTGAATTGGTTACTTCCTGGATTAATGATTGCTATGATGGATAGTTATTTTCATCCAAAGAGTATTCGATGGAAGATTCTAATATTGGCAATTTTTGCCACACAATTTTTTCAAACTTCATCAACTCTTATTGTGACATCAGTAATACTAGGGATTCTATTTTTAACAAATAAAATAAATAAGTTCTTTAAACCAATTCCTGCACTATTATTAGCTTTAGTTATTCAATTCCTTATTGTAATAGCTAATAATGTATCATTCCTATCTCCAATTATTGAGGGAGTTCTTGGCAAAGAACTTACTTTTACTAACAGAACTACAATTTGGATGAATGCACTAAATAGCATTCATTGGATTGGTTTAGGAAAGATGCAATCAGATCAGGTAGTAAATATTTTGGGAAATTTCGGATTATTTTTATGGCGGGGAGCAACCCATGCACATAATCAATTACTGAATTTTGGTGTACAATCAGGCTGGATAGGTTTGATATGTATACTTGTTATCTATTTTAGAAATTCTAAACAAATGAATGTTTTTTGGAAAAATCCAATTGCAAGAATCCTATCATTCTCAATGTTTGTGTATATTTTAGCGGGCATTACAGAAGTTACTTCTCACTATTTAATGCAGTTAATGATAATTTTTCCTTTTTATATAGAAGAATTTATTGATTTACAGTTGGATAATAAATCTTAG
- the cps2T gene encoding beta 1-4 rhamnosyltransferase Cps2T, whose protein sequence is MKTVYIIGSKGIPAKYGGFETFVDKLTENQKNKDIKYFVACMRDNSAKSSITADTFEYNGATCFNIDVPNIGPAKAIAYDIAALRKAIELSKKNKDKQPIFYILACRIGPFISKYKKEIHQMGGQLFVNPDGHEWLREKWSAPVRKYWKISESLMVKYADLLICDSKNIEKYIQNDYQKYSPKTTYIAYGTDLSKSELSSEDNVVREWYNDKNVSENNYYLVVGRFVPENNYESMIREFMKSNSKKDFVLITNVEQNAFYDRLKKETGFDKDDRIKFVGTVYNQELLKYIRENAFAYFHGHEVGGTNPSLLEALSSTKLNLLLDVGFNREVGEDGALYWAKDNLHKIIEESEILSQEDIEQMDLLSTKQVQERFSWEFIVDEYEKLFKYRSKKIKII, encoded by the coding sequence ATGAAAACAGTTTATATCATAGGAAGTAAAGGGATTCCTGCAAAATATGGAGGTTTTGAAACTTTTGTAGACAAGTTAACGGAAAACCAAAAGAATAAAGACATTAAATATTTTGTTGCATGTATGAGAGATAATTCGGCTAAATCAAGTATCACCGCCGATACTTTTGAATACAATGGGGCAACGTGTTTTAATATCGATGTTCCTAATATTGGTCCTGCTAAGGCGATTGCTTATGACATCGCAGCCTTACGAAAGGCTATTGAATTATCTAAAAAGAACAAAGACAAGCAACCTATCTTTTATATTCTAGCGTGTCGCATTGGACCTTTTATTTCTAAGTACAAAAAAGAAATTCACCAAATGGGAGGGCAATTATTTGTTAATCCTGATGGTCATGAGTGGTTGCGTGAAAAATGGAGTGCTCCAGTACGTAAGTATTGGAAAATATCAGAGTCATTAATGGTAAAATATGCCGACTTGTTAATTTGTGATAGTAAAAATATAGAAAAATATATTCAAAACGATTATCAAAAATATTCACCGAAAACTACTTACATTGCCTATGGGACTGATTTAAGTAAATCAGAATTATCTTCGGAAGATAATGTAGTACGAGAGTGGTATAACGACAAGAACGTTTCTGAAAACAATTATTATTTAGTTGTTGGACGCTTTGTACCAGAAAATAATTATGAGTCAATGATTCGTGAGTTTATGAAATCCAACTCTAAGAAAGATTTTGTTTTGATAACGAATGTAGAGCAAAATGCTTTTTATGACAGGCTCAAAAAAGAAACAGGATTTGATAAAGATGACCGTATCAAATTTGTAGGTACAGTTTATAATCAAGAGCTGTTGAAATATATTCGTGAAAATGCATTTGCGTACTTTCACGGTCATGAAGTTGGCGGCACAAATCCATCATTATTGGAGGCGCTTTCCTCTACAAAATTAAATCTACTTCTTGATGTTGGATTTAATAGAGAAGTTGGTGAAGATGGAGCACTGTATTGGGCTAAAGACAACCTTCATAAAATTATTGAAGAAAGTGAGATTTTATCTCAAGAAGACATTGAACAGATGGACCTGTTATCAACAAAACAAGTACAAGAAAGATTTTCTTGGGAATTTATCGTTGATGAGTATGAGAAGTTATTTAAGTATAGGAGTAAAAAAATCAAAATTATCTAG
- a CDS encoding sugar transferase, translated as MENSSRRQSNLLFVQLAVVILVGMVIVELPYTDMTRSDLIILGLIHFFAYYSSRMEENFWNRDAIRELEKVVIYNVIFSLSLSFIAFMLEENFIISRWEVIYFLVLNTMGIYLINLVLKGLHQSTAANRLLVLTVSERLDQVLTNLQTLGLKPENIAGIVLMDKEPKQVGDLHWVQVEDAIHFAKTEAIDKVFINVPSSQTDLDLAYWISEFEVMGIEVNVHVNLYDLDTFGSKKIRHFGNFHIISFSSNFYSISHVILKRIVDIIGSLVGLVLFGIAYLILAPIIKKDGGPVIFAQDRVGRNGRVFKFYKFRSMSQDAEARKSELLEQNQMQGGMFKMDNDPRITKIGHFIRKTSLDELPQFYNVLKGDMSLVGTRPPTVDEFEAYTPSQKRRLSFKPGITGLWQVSGRSDITNFDEVVKLDLAYIDNWTIWSDVKIILLTIKVILFREGAK; from the coding sequence ATGGAAAATAGTAGTAGGAGGCAGTCAAACCTTCTCTTTGTTCAATTAGCTGTTGTGATTTTAGTTGGGATGGTAATTGTAGAACTTCCCTACACAGATATGACGCGTTCTGATTTGATTATTCTAGGATTGATACACTTTTTTGCCTATTACAGTTCTAGAATGGAAGAAAATTTTTGGAACAGGGACGCTATTCGGGAACTGGAAAAAGTTGTCATCTACAATGTTATCTTCTCACTCTCTTTATCCTTCATAGCGTTTATGCTAGAAGAGAATTTTATCATTTCACGTTGGGAAGTCATCTATTTCCTTGTCTTGAATACGATGGGGATCTATCTGATTAACCTCGTATTGAAAGGTCTGCATCAGTCTACGGCAGCCAATCGCTTATTGGTGCTTACTGTTTCAGAACGTTTGGATCAGGTCTTGACCAACTTACAAACACTCGGATTGAAGCCTGAGAATATCGCAGGTATTGTCTTAATGGACAAGGAGCCCAAACAAGTTGGCGACTTGCATTGGGTTCAAGTGGAAGATGCGATTCATTTTGCCAAAACAGAGGCCATCGACAAGGTTTTCATCAATGTTCCAAGCAGTCAGACAGACTTGGATTTGGCTTATTGGATTTCAGAATTTGAAGTCATGGGAATCGAAGTCAATGTGCATGTTAACCTATATGACCTCGATACATTTGGCAGCAAAAAAATTCGCCACTTCGGGAATTTCCACATCATTAGCTTTTCTTCCAATTTTTATTCGATTAGTCATGTGATTTTGAAGCGCATTGTGGATATCATCGGTTCCCTCGTTGGTCTGGTCTTATTTGGAATTGCATATCTTATATTAGCTCCGATCATCAAAAAGGATGGCGGACCTGTTATCTTTGCTCAGGACCGCGTTGGTCGAAATGGTCGTGTCTTTAAGTTTTATAAGTTCCGTTCCATGAGTCAGGATGCTGAAGCGCGCAAATCAGAATTGTTAGAGCAAAATCAAATGCAGGGGGGGATGTTTAAGATGGATAACGATCCCCGCATTACAAAAATTGGCCATTTTATTCGAAAAACCAGCTTAGATGAACTCCCACAATTTTACAATGTACTAAAGGGAGACATGAGCTTGGTCGGAACCAGACCGCCAACGGTTGATGAGTTTGAAGCCTATACACCTAGTCAAAAACGCCGCCTCAGCTTTAAACCTGGGATTACAGGACTTTGGCAGGTTAGTGGAAGAAGCGATATCACCAATTTTGATGAGGTAGTGAAGTTAGACTTGGCTTATATCGATAATTGGACAATCTGGTCTGATGTTAAAATTATCTTATTGACCATCAAGGTCATCCTATTCAGAGAAGGGGCTAAGTAA
- a CDS encoding capsular polysaccharide synthesis protein encodes MVSKIKKFSKIFKKVNGFTIIKQYANSGVLFFALLQIITQGTSKKSLEIVRNSVDNRIINRLRRQYSKDALKIKSMLDSKEFSYRKDNVVWVCWFQGIENAPDIVKSCIDSLRNHVYNKEIIVISCENYRKYITFPEKIQEKVDKGIISGAHLSDLLRLELLTNYGGSWVDATVYFSDDNYPNFIFDSDFFLYQKLKPALDGNPLVISNWFITSRANHPLLLMTKELLYSYWSKNNRIIHYFIFHMFFQIATEHYPADWNEVIPSSSSAPHSLLLRLFDDYNEHIWNGITTQTSVHKLTYKFTKDNIQQLDTFYRKIIREY; translated from the coding sequence ATGGTAAGTAAAATAAAAAAATTTTCTAAAATTTTTAAAAAAGTTAATGGATTTACTATCATCAAGCAATATGCAAATTCAGGTGTCCTATTTTTTGCATTATTGCAAATAATAACTCAAGGTACTTCAAAAAAATCTTTAGAAATTGTTAGAAATTCTGTTGACAATAGAATTATAAATCGATTAAGAAGACAATATTCAAAAGATGCCCTGAAGATAAAATCAATGCTTGATTCTAAAGAATTTTCTTATCGTAAGGACAATGTTGTATGGGTTTGTTGGTTTCAAGGAATTGAAAATGCTCCGGATATTGTAAAATCATGTATTGATAGTCTCAGAAATCACGTTTATAACAAAGAAATAATTGTTATTTCTTGTGAAAATTATAGAAAATATATTACATTTCCTGAGAAGATTCAAGAAAAAGTGGATAAAGGTATAATTTCCGGTGCTCACCTTTCCGACTTGTTAAGATTAGAGCTATTGACAAATTATGGTGGAAGCTGGGTTGATGCAACAGTTTATTTTTCGGATGATAACTACCCAAATTTCATTTTTGACTCAGATTTTTTTCTCTATCAAAAATTAAAACCGGCTCTAGATGGGAATCCGCTAGTAATTTCTAATTGGTTTATTACTTCAAGAGCAAATCATCCGTTACTTCTGATGACAAAAGAATTATTGTACTCATATTGGTCAAAAAATAATAGAATTATTCATTATTTTATTTTCCACATGTTTTTTCAAATTGCAACTGAACATTATCCAGCTGATTGGAATGAAGTGATACCTTCATCAAGTTCAGCTCCACATTCTTTGTTGCTAAGGCTATTTGATGATTATAATGAACATATTTGGAATGGAATAACAACTCAAACTTCAGTTCATAAATTAACTTATAAGTTTACTAAAGACAACATACAACAACTTGACACTTTTTATAGAAAGATTATTAGGGAATATTAA
- a CDS encoding LicD family protein, producing the protein MVVSNPLHQVDLKIVKEVIKICEEYNLSYYALGGTMLGAIRHRGFIPWDDDIDLGMPRKDYEKFLKVAPIRLSEELKIVNYKNTPEYQYYITRVLDTTTQVVEERIGNSSKYTHASIDIFPIDGTPNNIILRKIYYLRVLYHRAMMSLCYKDSIDRKRKRGFAEKILLGILEKIPIEKITSPYKEKEKIDKLLSKQDIESSKLIGNIMGAYRTREIVPKEWYGEGTKYQFEDIKIVGLDMYDEYLTYTYGDYMQLPSEDCRKTHFKVINIEEKNGK; encoded by the coding sequence ATGGTTGTATCAAATCCTCTACATCAAGTAGATTTAAAAATTGTAAAAGAAGTTATTAAGATTTGTGAAGAATATAATTTATCCTACTATGCTTTGGGTGGGACTATGCTTGGTGCGATTCGACATAGAGGTTTTATTCCTTGGGATGATGATATTGATTTAGGAATGCCACGCAAGGATTATGAAAAATTTCTGAAAGTTGCTCCTATCAGATTATCCGAAGAGTTAAAAATTGTTAATTATAAGAATACACCTGAGTACCAATACTATATTACAAGGGTTTTGGATACAACCACTCAAGTTGTTGAAGAAAGGATAGGAAACAGTAGTAAGTACACACATGCATCAATTGATATTTTTCCTATTGATGGTACACCTAATAACATAATTTTAAGAAAAATTTATTATTTAAGAGTACTCTACCATAGAGCAATGATGTCTTTATGCTATAAAGATTCTATTGATCGAAAAAGAAAACGTGGTTTTGCAGAAAAAATTTTACTTGGTATTTTAGAAAAAATCCCAATTGAAAAGATCACAAGTCCTTATAAAGAGAAAGAAAAAATCGATAAATTGCTTTCAAAACAAGATATTGAATCTTCTAAGTTAATAGGTAATATTATGGGAGCCTATCGAACAAGAGAAATTGTTCCTAAAGAGTGGTATGGAGAAGGAACAAAGTATCAATTTGAGGATATCAAAATAGTTGGACTAGATATGTATGATGAATACTTAACTTATACCTATGGTGACTATATGCAACTGCCATCTGAGGATTGTCGAAAGACACATTTTAAAGTTATTAATATTGAGGAAAAGAATGGTAAGTAA
- a CDS encoding tyrosine-protein kinase, with protein MSHLELARNKKQLVKKTEEYFNAIRTNIQLSGDGIKVVGITSVQPNEGKSTTAASIAIAFARAGYKTILVDADIRNSVMSGFFKPKTKITGLTDYLSGRTDLSQGLCETDVPNLTVIESGNISPNPTALLQSKNFDSLIATLKRYYDYVIVDAPPLGLVIDAAIIAQKCDATAIVAEAGTVKRKAVLKVKEQLEQTGTPFLGVILNKFDTSLEKYGSYGNYGSYGNYGKK; from the coding sequence ATGTCACATCTTGAATTAGCAAGAAATAAGAAACAATTGGTTAAGAAAACGGAAGAATATTTCAACGCCATTCGGACCAACATCCAATTGAGTGGTGATGGAATCAAGGTAGTGGGGATCACCTCTGTTCAACCAAATGAAGGAAAAAGTACCACTGCAGCTAGTATTGCTATTGCTTTCGCGCGTGCAGGCTACAAAACTATTTTGGTAGATGCAGACATTCGAAACTCCGTTATGTCTGGTTTCTTTAAGCCGAAAACAAAAATTACTGGCTTGACGGATTACCTTTCAGGACGGACAGATTTGTCACAAGGCTTGTGTGAAACGGATGTTCCAAATCTAACAGTCATTGAATCTGGGAATATTTCGCCCAACCCAACTGCTCTTTTACAAAGCAAGAACTTTGACAGTTTGATTGCTACCCTGAAACGTTACTATGATTACGTGATTGTCGATGCTCCACCACTTGGTTTGGTCATTGATGCGGCAATCATTGCTCAAAAATGTGATGCGACAGCGATCGTAGCAGAAGCAGGCACAGTCAAACGCAAGGCAGTTTTGAAAGTCAAAGAACAGTTAGAACAAACAGGAACACCATTCCTTGGTGTTATCTTGAATAAATTTGATACCTCTTTGGAGAAATATGGTTCATACGGAAACTACGGTAGCTACGGAAATTACGGGAAAAAATAG
- a CDS encoding glycoside hydrolase family 99-like domain-containing protein, whose protein sequence is MKARVIAFYLPQFHPTPENDKFWGKGFTEWTNVAKAKPLFRKHNQPRIPADLGFYDLRMPEVREQQAELAREAGIEGFCYWHYWFGNGVQTLERPFNEVLASGKPDFPFCLGWANHSWTTKTWDKNKSKSQDSMIFEQKYPGLFDYEQHFYHVLPALKDERYITVDDKPLFYIWNPKEIPDSREFISLWQRLAKENGLPGIYFVAKVDPLGTLGVKNIKNVEEQFMPAYQKVLSLGYDGINSHTLKYAELKANGTLKKVFHAVGRKYLNSMFIEKYKYRDIIRNFNTAEDSVENIYPQLIPGRDRSPRSGRTAVVYYESTPSEFRQAIKNAIECVKDRNPEHRLIFLNSWNEWAEGAYLEPDTVYGKEFLKVLGEELKQ, encoded by the coding sequence ATGAAAGCAAGAGTTATTGCGTTTTACTTACCACAGTTCCATCCAACCCCCGAAAATGATAAATTTTGGGGGAAAGGATTTACAGAATGGACAAATGTTGCAAAAGCAAAACCATTGTTTAGAAAGCATAATCAACCTCGTATACCTGCTGATTTAGGATTTTATGATTTGAGGATGCCTGAAGTTAGAGAACAACAAGCTGAGCTTGCGAGAGAAGCAGGAATTGAAGGTTTTTGTTACTGGCATTATTGGTTTGGAAATGGTGTCCAAACCTTGGAAAGACCCTTTAACGAGGTATTGGCATCTGGAAAACCAGATTTTCCATTTTGTTTAGGATGGGCAAATCATAGCTGGACAACTAAAACATGGGATAAAAATAAGAGTAAATCTCAGGATTCAATGATATTTGAACAAAAATATCCAGGATTATTTGATTACGAACAACATTTTTATCATGTTTTACCAGCTTTAAAGGACGAACGTTATATAACTGTAGATGATAAACCATTATTTTATATTTGGAATCCTAAAGAAATTCCAGATTCTCGAGAATTTATTTCTTTATGGCAACGATTAGCAAAAGAAAATGGACTACCAGGGATTTATTTTGTTGCAAAAGTAGACCCACTCGGGACTCTTGGAGTCAAAAATATTAAAAATGTTGAGGAACAATTTATGCCCGCATATCAAAAAGTTTTAAGTTTAGGATACGACGGTATAAATTCTCATACATTAAAATATGCAGAGTTGAAAGCAAATGGCACACTTAAGAAAGTTTTTCATGCTGTAGGACGAAAATATCTTAACTCTATGTTTATTGAGAAATATAAATATAGAGATATTATAAGAAATTTTAATACTGCCGAAGATTCAGTTGAAAATATCTATCCACAACTTATCCCTGGAAGAGATCGTTCACCTCGATCTGGTAGGACTGCAGTAGTATATTATGAAAGTACCCCATCTGAGTTTAGACAAGCGATAAAAAATGCGATTGAGTGTGTAAAGGATAGAAATCCAGAACATCGTTTAATTTTCTTGAATTCTTGGAATGAGTGGGCTGAGGGGGCTTACTTAGAGCCAGATACGGTTTATGGAAAAGAATTTTTGAAAGTTTTAGGAGAAGAGTTGAAACAATGA
- a CDS encoding capsular polysaccharide synthesis protein, translating into MMINPLISIIVPVYNQELYLSTSLESIINQTYSNIEVIIVNDGSTDSSQSIIENYASKDSRIRYIQQDNGGLVAATLAGIKQASGEYIAFLDPDDRLGNDFISNFVEQLVDEFDIVAMGYYLDKKGKLLPCYLKQTKVYEGIDLEESKNSYLFEEGTVEVSSKFFISRWNKLYKKTVIDKIVPQFETCKNITLGEDSIFTALVLRASKSVCVLEAPNSYFYNIGNQNSMMKSSAAQKTIEKSKVAFEKLNSLNFVSEEQSLALYYFLIENTFQRLKYSSQIDFISFYNTLKFDNLYQKALSLIINNKIDKKKLLELELRRRVSGRTYIRINQFFENSKKEVRKIIKELPLFFEDFTKVGYTKALKLFQHRQKRQNAFDDMYNQTSEIEEQIQPILDKYKSGKTDFSNSTIERNIFVFWWDGFENAPLLVQKCLDSVKHFNPSAKIIEISKNNFVEYTDINPIILKAFQNGDISIQTFSDILRFNLLKNHGGAWIDSTILFLDYYDIFDNLKENSFNSICFSSSNSFYEYKNVSCTWSGYFIASRKNAHFVTVMNNLFEEYYLKYGNFPIYFFIDVLFMICKINKLDNDVLSKTDNVIGDMFLLANLYKMKFNKYSLRLLKEVPQKLSWMYSTQASTDDNFLKELFKG; encoded by the coding sequence ATGATGATTAATCCATTGATATCAATTATAGTACCTGTATATAACCAAGAACTATACTTATCTACTTCACTAGAATCTATAATAAATCAGACATATTCAAACATAGAAGTTATTATAGTAAACGATGGGTCAACAGACTCAAGTCAATCAATTATTGAAAACTATGCTAGTAAAGATAGTAGAATAAGATATATTCAACAAGATAATGGTGGTTTGGTGGCTGCTACACTTGCAGGTATTAAGCAAGCAAGTGGTGAATACATTGCATTCTTAGATCCAGATGACAGATTAGGTAATGATTTTATTAGTAATTTTGTTGAACAGTTAGTTGATGAATTTGACATTGTAGCTATGGGATATTACTTAGATAAAAAAGGTAAATTGTTGCCATGTTATTTAAAGCAAACCAAAGTATATGAAGGTATAGATTTAGAGGAGTCAAAAAATTCTTATCTTTTTGAAGAAGGAACAGTAGAAGTTTCTTCAAAATTTTTCATTTCGAGATGGAATAAACTCTATAAAAAAACAGTAATAGATAAAATTGTTCCTCAATTTGAGACATGTAAAAATATCACTTTAGGTGAGGATTCTATCTTTACTGCATTGGTTTTAAGAGCTAGTAAATCTGTATGTGTTTTGGAAGCTCCAAATTCGTATTTTTATAACATAGGTAACCAAAACTCTATGATGAAATCAAGTGCTGCTCAAAAGACAATTGAAAAAAGTAAAGTAGCATTTGAAAAATTAAATTCACTAAATTTTGTTTCAGAAGAACAATCTTTGGCATTATATTATTTTTTAATTGAGAATACATTTCAACGCTTAAAATATAGTTCTCAAATAGATTTTATTAGTTTTTACAATACATTAAAATTTGATAATTTATATCAAAAGGCGTTATCACTGATAATAAATAATAAAATCGATAAGAAAAAGTTACTTGAGTTAGAGCTCAGAAGACGAGTATCTGGAAGAACATATATTAGAATTAACCAATTTTTTGAGAATTCAAAAAAAGAGGTGAGAAAAATTATTAAAGAGCTTCCGTTATTTTTTGAGGATTTCACAAAAGTAGGTTATACAAAAGCTTTAAAATTATTCCAACATCGCCAAAAAAGGCAAAATGCTTTTGATGATATGTATAATCAGACATCAGAAATCGAAGAGCAAATTCAGCCAATATTAGATAAATATAAATCAGGAAAAACTGATTTTTCAAATTCAACAATCGAAAGAAATATTTTTGTATTTTGGTGGGATGGTTTTGAGAATGCACCACTACTTGTTCAAAAATGTTTGGATTCAGTAAAGCATTTTAACCCATCTGCAAAAATAATAGAAATATCAAAAAATAATTTTGTTGAGTATACAGATATAAATCCTATAATATTAAAAGCGTTTCAAAATGGAGATATTTCAATTCAAACTTTCTCTGATATTCTAAGATTTAATTTATTAAAGAATCATGGAGGGGCATGGATTGATTCAACAATTCTTTTTCTTGATTATTATGATATTTTTGATAATTTGAAAGAGAATTCATTCAACTCTATTTGTTTCTCCTCAAGTAATAGCTTTTATGAATATAAGAATGTAAGTTGTACATGGTCAGGGTATTTTATTGCTTCTAGAAAAAATGCTCATTTTGTCACAGTTATGAATAATTTATTCGAAGAATATTACTTAAAGTATGGTAATTTTCCAATTTATTTCTTTATAGATGTATTATTTATGATTTGTAAAATAAATAAACTAGATAATGATGTATTATCTAAAACAGATAATGTAATTGGTGATATGTTCCTACTTGCAAATTTGTATAAAATGAAATTTAATAAGTATAGCCTTAGATTGTTAAAAGAAGTGCCACAAAAGCTTTCTTGGATGTATAGTACTCAAGCAAGTACTGATGATAATTTTCTAAAAGAACTATTTAAAGGTTAG
- the tagD gene encoding glycerol-3-phosphate cytidylyltransferase, giving the protein MKRVITYGTFDLLHYGHINLLKRAKALGDYLVVVISSDEFNWIEKQKKCYFTYEQRKALVEAVRYVDLVIPETSWEQKITDVHEYHIDTFVMGDDWNGKFDFLKEEGVEVVYLPRTPEISTTQIKRDLNK; this is encoded by the coding sequence ATGAAACGAGTAATCACTTATGGAACATTTGATTTGTTGCATTATGGTCATATTAATCTTTTGAAACGTGCTAAAGCATTAGGAGATTATCTTGTAGTAGTAATCTCTTCGGATGAATTCAACTGGATTGAAAAACAAAAGAAATGCTATTTTACCTATGAGCAAAGAAAAGCATTAGTTGAGGCAGTTCGTTATGTAGATCTTGTAATTCCCGAAACAAGCTGGGAACAAAAAATAACAGATGTTCATGAGTATCATATTGATACTTTTGTAATGGGGGATGATTGGAATGGAAAATTTGACTTTTTAAAAGAAGAAGGTGTTGAAGTAGTTTATCTTCCGCGGACCCCTGAAATAAGTACAACACAAATAAAAAGAGATCTGAATAAATAA